A region from the Sphingopyxis lindanitolerans genome encodes:
- a CDS encoding head-tail connector protein, protein MAENPVPGASPVSLNEARGWLRMGATIDDAVVAGLIRAATNICEAFIGRWLIVRAAEELVPLDGGAVRPGVRPVVAVDTVALLLPGGGETLLDEAAYRVRIGRDGDASILIFDRGAADRARIAFRAGMAAEANGIPEAIRQGIVRMTQHLHEARDGGGGAPPAAIAALWQPWRRLTLGGRP, encoded by the coding sequence ATGGCCGAAAATCCGGTGCCGGGGGCGAGCCCGGTCAGCCTGAACGAGGCGCGGGGCTGGCTGCGGATGGGCGCGACGATCGACGATGCCGTCGTCGCCGGGCTGATCCGCGCCGCGACCAATATCTGCGAAGCCTTCATCGGCCGCTGGCTGATCGTTCGCGCCGCCGAGGAGCTGGTGCCGCTGGACGGCGGCGCGGTCCGGCCGGGGGTGCGTCCCGTCGTCGCGGTCGATACGGTCGCGCTGCTGCTGCCCGGCGGCGGCGAGACATTGCTGGACGAAGCGGCCTATCGCGTGCGGATCGGGCGCGATGGCGACGCATCGATCCTGATTTTCGACCGTGGCGCCGCGGATCGCGCGCGCATCGCCTTTCGCGCCGGGATGGCGGCCGAAGCGAACGGCATTCCCGAGGCGATCCGGCAAGGCATCGTCCGCATGACGCAGCATCTGCACGAAGCGCGCGACGGCGGCGGCGGCGCGCCGCCGGCGGCGATCGCCGCCCTGTGGCAGCCGTGGCGGCGGCTGACGCTGGGGGGAAGGCCATGA
- a CDS encoding tail fiber domain-containing protein — MPNPFFADLVRELAQDGGTGPLTPTGAVPGHRRFADIVPAGRSFHYAVCGIGQPGQWETGLGHIDESGRLARDTVAASSAGGARTDFAAGLKTIALTVGADWFAASDAAAATVAGTPAAKQPLSTTHADAESAAEDDRLTVRRGAGWVNLPLAAFAWRDGGGRYQIGGPIAASSGTAAAPAIGFAADGDTGLFRVAANCLALATGGAERLRIDAAGHVGVGKSPVARLHVAAPPGTPPLIVEAANESDNSGRALQFHLNGQRWCDMYVVSSGGGDFAIATGAVTPTERLRIRFASIRPGADNGMSLGEGSTRWSVVYAGTGAINTSDARDKSWRGAATSAELMAARRIVGELGFYQWDDAIAEKGADGARLHFGVRAQAVWAIMADEGLIDPVVEEAAPDSRYAFLCYDEWGEERDGEGAVIVAAGSRFGIRPDQLALFLIAAQDARLAALELAA; from the coding sequence ATGCCGAACCCCTTTTTCGCCGACCTGGTGCGCGAGCTTGCCCAGGACGGCGGGACCGGGCCGCTGACGCCGACCGGCGCGGTGCCCGGCCATCGCCGCTTTGCCGACATCGTACCGGCGGGCCGCTCGTTTCATTATGCCGTGTGCGGGATCGGACAGCCGGGCCAGTGGGAAACCGGCCTTGGCCATATCGACGAAAGCGGCCGGCTGGCCCGCGACACCGTCGCGGCGTCGTCCGCCGGGGGTGCGCGGACCGACTTCGCGGCCGGGCTGAAGACGATCGCGCTGACCGTGGGCGCCGACTGGTTCGCGGCGAGCGATGCGGCGGCGGCGACGGTCGCCGGAACGCCGGCGGCCAAGCAGCCGCTGTCGACGACGCATGCCGACGCCGAAAGCGCGGCGGAGGACGACCGGCTGACGGTGCGGCGCGGCGCGGGCTGGGTGAATCTGCCGCTCGCGGCGTTCGCCTGGCGCGATGGCGGTGGACGCTATCAGATCGGCGGCCCGATCGCGGCGAGCAGCGGCACCGCCGCGGCGCCCGCGATCGGCTTTGCCGCCGATGGCGACACCGGGCTGTTCCGTGTCGCGGCCAACTGCCTGGCGCTGGCGACCGGCGGAGCCGAGCGGCTGCGCATCGACGCGGCGGGCCATGTCGGGGTCGGCAAAAGCCCGGTGGCGCGACTGCATGTCGCGGCGCCGCCCGGCACGCCGCCGCTGATCGTCGAGGCGGCGAATGAATCGGACAATAGCGGCCGGGCGCTACAATTTCACCTGAACGGGCAGCGATGGTGCGACATGTATGTCGTTTCCAGCGGCGGCGGCGATTTCGCCATCGCCACCGGCGCCGTCACACCGACCGAGCGGCTGCGCATCCGTTTCGCCTCGATCCGACCGGGTGCCGACAATGGCATGTCGCTCGGCGAAGGCAGCACGCGCTGGTCGGTCGTCTACGCCGGCACCGGCGCGATCAACACGTCGGATGCGCGCGACAAGAGCTGGCGCGGCGCGGCGACTTCCGCCGAACTGATGGCGGCGCGGCGGATCGTCGGCGAGCTCGGCTTTTACCAGTGGGACGATGCCATCGCCGAAAAGGGGGCCGACGGCGCGCGGCTGCACTTTGGCGTGCGCGCGCAGGCGGTGTGGGCGATCATGGCCGACGAAGGGCTGATCGACCCGGTCGTCGAGGAGGCGGCGCCCGACAGCCGCTACGCCTTCCTCTGTTATGACGAATGGGGCGAAGAGCGCGACGGCGAGGGGGCGGTGATCGTCGCGGCGGGCAGTCGCTTCGGCATCCGTCCCGACCAGCTCGCGCTGTTTCTGATCGCGGCGCAGGACGCGCGGCTCGCGGCGCTGGAGTTGGCGGCATGA
- a CDS encoding phage major capsid protein, with the protein MDDMEVKADALDGAFDAVLAAEAVDELKASVAALKAQVDAQAVAASRLPLDGAKAADPARDAFVERYLRRGIDAGVEMKSLSGASGGEGGYAVPREIDGAIAATLKGLSPIRSIATVVQTGTSGYRKLIATGAMGAGWVGETDARPATATRGFAEIAPPSGELYANPAASQAMLDDAMFDVENWLAEELGREFAVAEGSAFVNGNGTNRPKGFLSYTATNEADGVRAFGSLQYLATGTAGAFPAASPQDKLVELVHALKAPYRQGACWVMNSDTLARIRKFKTTDGAFIWQPGMVEGQAASLLGYPVVEAEDMPDVGANSLSIAFGNFRAGYLVADRGETRILRDPFSNKPFVHFYATKRVGGAIIDSQAIKLMKFAAS; encoded by the coding sequence ATGGACGATATGGAAGTGAAAGCCGACGCGCTCGATGGCGCGTTCGATGCGGTGCTGGCGGCCGAAGCGGTCGACGAGTTGAAGGCCTCGGTCGCGGCGCTCAAGGCCCAGGTCGACGCGCAGGCGGTGGCGGCGTCGCGGTTGCCGCTCGACGGGGCGAAGGCGGCCGACCCGGCGCGCGATGCGTTCGTCGAGCGTTATCTGCGGCGCGGGATCGATGCGGGCGTCGAGATGAAGAGCCTGTCGGGGGCGTCGGGCGGCGAGGGTGGCTATGCCGTGCCGCGCGAGATCGACGGGGCGATCGCGGCGACGCTGAAGGGCCTGTCGCCGATCCGGTCGATCGCGACCGTCGTGCAGACGGGGACGAGCGGATACCGCAAGCTGATCGCGACCGGGGCGATGGGCGCGGGCTGGGTCGGCGAGACCGACGCGCGCCCGGCGACCGCGACGCGCGGCTTTGCCGAGATCGCGCCGCCGTCGGGCGAGCTTTACGCCAATCCGGCGGCGAGCCAGGCGATGCTCGACGACGCGATGTTCGACGTCGAGAACTGGCTGGCCGAGGAGCTGGGGCGCGAATTCGCGGTCGCCGAGGGCAGTGCGTTCGTCAACGGCAACGGGACGAATCGGCCGAAGGGCTTTCTGAGCTATACGGCGACGAACGAGGCCGATGGCGTGCGCGCGTTCGGCTCGCTGCAATATCTGGCGACGGGGACCGCGGGCGCCTTTCCGGCGGCGAGCCCGCAGGACAAGCTCGTCGAGCTGGTGCATGCGCTGAAGGCGCCCTATCGCCAGGGGGCGTGCTGGGTGATGAACAGCGACACGCTGGCGCGTATCCGCAAGTTCAAAACGACCGACGGCGCCTTTATCTGGCAGCCCGGCATGGTCGAGGGACAGGCGGCGAGCCTGCTCGGCTATCCGGTGGTCGAGGCCGAGGACATGCCCGATGTCGGCGCGAACAGCCTGTCGATCGCCTTCGGCAATTTCCGCGCCGGTTATCTGGTCGCCGACCGCGGCGAGACGCGCATCCTGCGCGATCCGTTCAGCAACAAGCCTTTCGTGCATTTCTATGCAACCAAAAGGGTGGGCGGTGCGATCATCGATTCGCAGGCCATCAAGCTGATGAAATTCGCCGCCAGCTAA
- a CDS encoding HK97 family phage prohead protease, whose translation MRGAAEHPLPRPLPHAGGGIRFAGYASVFDRVDRGGDVVRAGAFAASLKEGRGVPLLWQHRPGAVVGVIETLAEDARGLRVVARVTHPTAARLVEQGALTGLSFGYRVRAARGHEPRELLRLDLAEVSLVAAPMQALARVIAVDLVKE comes from the coding sequence ATGAGGGGCGCGGCGGAACATCCCCTCCCCCGACCCCTCCCGCACGCGGGAGGGGGGATCAGGTTCGCGGGCTATGCGTCGGTGTTCGACCGGGTGGACCGGGGCGGCGACGTGGTGCGGGCGGGGGCGTTCGCGGCGAGCCTGAAGGAGGGGCGCGGCGTGCCCTTGCTCTGGCAGCATCGGCCGGGGGCGGTCGTCGGCGTGATCGAGACATTGGCGGAGGATGCGCGCGGGCTGCGCGTGGTGGCGCGGGTGACGCATCCGACCGCGGCACGGCTCGTCGAGCAGGGCGCGCTGACGGGATTGAGCTTTGGCTATCGGGTGCGGGCTGCGCGTGGGCATGAACCGCGCGAGTTGCTGAGGCTCGACCTGGCGGAAGTGAGTTTGGTGGCGGCGCCGATGCAGGCGCTGGCGCGGGTGATTGCGGTCGATTTGGTGAAGGAGTGA
- a CDS encoding DUF6127 family protein, with protein MDEDEALARLIALAGTSAAGASGAPDAALLRALVEEASELGARRALARLGLADAAARDDVSDLRQLLGAWRDAKKSVWAAVIDWAVRGMLALLVVGLAMKLGLPGLLK; from the coding sequence ATGGATGAGGACGAAGCGCTGGCGCGTTTGATCGCGCTGGCGGGGACGAGTGCGGCCGGAGCGTCCGGTGCGCCGGACGCCGCGCTGCTGCGTGCGCTGGTCGAGGAGGCGAGCGAACTGGGGGCGCGGCGGGCGCTCGCGCGGCTGGGGCTCGCCGACGCGGCGGCGCGCGACGATGTTAGCGATCTGCGGCAACTGCTCGGCGCGTGGCGCGATGCCAAGAAGAGCGTGTGGGCGGCGGTGATCGACTGGGCGGTGCGCGGGATGCTGGCGCTGCTGGTCGTCGGGCTGGCGATGAAGCTGGGGCTGCCGGGGTTGCTCAAATGA
- a CDS encoding phage portal protein yields the protein MNWFGRKAAQGAARPALSRVYGTWSAPAPLSWEAQVRAGYLGNAIVQRAVRLVAEAAGSAPVVASDPALASLVAATSGGQGLVETLASQLLLHGNGYVQILTDAGGAPAELFALRPERVTVEADSRGWPVAYRYKVGGGAAVLAAEDGAGRVAVVHVKALHPLDDHYGAGCLGAASGAIAAHNAAAKWNAALLGNAARPSGALVHDPGDKGMPLSAEQVDRLREELAESFAGGANAGRPLLLEGGLKWQALSLSPAEMDFLALKDSSAREIAMAFGVPPMLLGLPGDATYANYREANRALWRLTVLPLCAKILGAISQGLAGWFAGATLRVDLDRVPALVEDRMALWREVSGADWLTADEKKALLGVG from the coding sequence ATGAACTGGTTTGGCCGCAAGGCTGCGCAGGGTGCTGCGCGACCGGCTTTGTCGCGTGTGTATGGGACGTGGTCGGCGCCCGCGCCGCTGTCGTGGGAAGCGCAGGTGCGCGCGGGCTATCTGGGCAATGCGATCGTCCAGCGCGCGGTGCGGCTGGTCGCCGAGGCGGCGGGGTCGGCGCCGGTGGTGGCGAGCGATCCGGCGCTGGCGTCGCTCGTCGCGGCGACGTCGGGCGGGCAGGGGCTGGTCGAGACGCTGGCGTCGCAATTGCTGCTCCACGGCAATGGCTATGTGCAGATCCTGACCGACGCGGGCGGCGCGCCGGCGGAATTGTTCGCGCTGCGGCCCGAGCGGGTGACGGTCGAGGCCGACAGCCGGGGGTGGCCGGTCGCCTATCGCTACAAGGTGGGCGGCGGCGCGGCGGTGCTGGCCGCCGAGGATGGCGCGGGGCGCGTCGCGGTGGTGCATGTGAAGGCGCTGCATCCATTGGACGATCATTATGGCGCGGGGTGCCTGGGCGCGGCTTCGGGCGCGATCGCGGCGCATAATGCGGCGGCAAAATGGAATGCGGCGTTGCTGGGCAATGCCGCGCGGCCGTCGGGGGCGCTGGTCCACGATCCGGGCGACAAGGGGATGCCGCTGTCGGCCGAGCAGGTCGACCGGCTGCGCGAGGAACTGGCGGAGAGTTTTGCGGGCGGGGCGAATGCGGGGCGGCCGTTGCTGCTGGAGGGCGGGCTGAAATGGCAGGCGCTCTCGCTGTCGCCCGCCGAGATGGATTTTCTGGCGCTGAAGGATTCGAGCGCGCGCGAGATTGCGATGGCGTTCGGGGTGCCGCCGATGCTGCTCGGGCTGCCGGGGGATGCGACCTATGCCAATTATCGCGAGGCCAATCGCGCGCTGTGGCGGCTGACGGTGCTGCCTTTGTGCGCGAAGATATTGGGGGCGATTTCGCAGGGGCTGGCGGGGTGGTTCGCGGGGGCCACGCTGCGCGTCGACCTGGATCGGGTGCCGGCGCTGGTCGAGGACCGGATGGCGCTGTGGCGCGAAGTGTCGGGGGCCGACTGGCTGACGGCCGATGAGAAGAAGGCGCTGTTGGGAGTGGGGTAG
- a CDS encoding DNA-packaging protein — MRISDAELAATDPETRRWRSDGVLAWLRRLTPKALRRVLRELTDGQKAELVTRWYGFENDGQREPAGDWRIWLIQAGRGFGKTRAGAEWVSQIARDRPGARIALVAATQADGVRVMIEGPSGLVAVARANEEPRWVAGRREFLFDSGAVATLYSAEAGEELRGPEHHAAWCDELAKWRRGTVAWDNLMLGMRLGETPRVLVTTTPRVNAAMRRVKAAPGLVETTGRTRDNPHLPGNFVVAMLESYGGTRLGRQELDGEMLEDVEGALWTRGLVERCRVAADGIGKPVRVVIGVDPPATSTGDACGIVVAALLRDRRIAVVEDASVANPPPGVWAQAVAGAAARWGAERVVAESNMGGEMVLAVLRQAEVTLPVVPVHASVGKARRAEPIALAYERGQVVHAGAFAELEDELCGLQVGGGYAGPGRSPDRADACVWALAALLDGLRSGAGPGVRRV, encoded by the coding sequence ATGCGCATAAGCGATGCCGAGCTGGCCGCCACCGACCCGGAGACGCGAAGGTGGCGGTCGGACGGCGTGCTGGCGTGGCTGCGCCGCCTGACCCCCAAAGCGCTGCGGCGCGTGCTGCGCGAACTGACCGACGGGCAGAAAGCCGAGCTGGTGACGCGCTGGTATGGCTTTGAAAATGACGGCCAGCGCGAGCCGGCGGGCGACTGGCGCATCTGGCTGATCCAGGCGGGGCGCGGGTTCGGCAAGACGCGCGCGGGCGCCGAATGGGTGAGCCAGATCGCCCGCGACCGGCCCGGCGCGCGAATCGCGCTGGTCGCGGCGACGCAGGCCGATGGGGTGCGGGTGATGATCGAGGGACCGAGCGGGCTGGTCGCGGTGGCGCGCGCGAACGAGGAACCGCGCTGGGTCGCGGGACGGCGCGAATTCCTGTTCGACAGCGGGGCGGTGGCAACGCTTTATTCCGCCGAGGCGGGCGAGGAATTGCGCGGGCCCGAACATCATGCCGCCTGGTGCGACGAACTCGCCAAATGGCGGCGCGGGACGGTGGCGTGGGATAATCTGATGCTGGGGATGCGACTGGGCGAGACCCCGCGCGTGCTGGTGACGACGACGCCGCGCGTCAATGCGGCGATGCGGCGGGTCAAGGCGGCGCCGGGGCTGGTGGAAACGACGGGGCGGACCCGCGACAACCCGCATCTGCCGGGCAATTTCGTCGTCGCGATGCTCGAAAGCTATGGCGGGACGCGGCTGGGGCGGCAGGAACTTGACGGCGAGATGCTCGAGGATGTCGAGGGCGCGCTGTGGACGCGCGGGCTGGTCGAGCGGTGCCGGGTCGCGGCCGATGGCATCGGCAAGCCGGTGCGCGTGGTGATCGGGGTCGATCCGCCCGCGACCAGCACCGGCGATGCGTGCGGGATCGTCGTCGCCGCCCTGCTGCGCGACCGGCGGATCGCCGTCGTCGAGGATGCGAGCGTCGCGAATCCGCCGCCGGGCGTCTGGGCGCAGGCGGTGGCGGGCGCGGCGGCGCGCTGGGGCGCCGAGCGGGTGGTGGCCGAGAGCAATATGGGCGGCGAGATGGTGCTGGCGGTGCTGCGCCAGGCCGAGGTCACGCTGCCGGTGGTGCCGGTCCATGCGAGCGTCGGCAAGGCGCGCCGGGCCGAGCCGATCGCGCTCGCCTATGAGCGCGGGCAGGTGGTGCATGCGGGGGCCTTCGCCGAACTGGAGGACGAGCTTTGCGGGTTGCAGGTCGGCGGCGGCTATGCCGGGCCGGGCCGCTCGCCCGACCGGGCCGATGCGTGCGTGTGGGCGCTGGCGGCGTTGCTCGATGGGCTGCGGAGCGGGGCGGGGCCGGGGGTGCGGCGGGTTTAG
- a CDS encoding alpha/beta hydrolase family protein gives MRKLALLGASLLPLTVQPLLAQESPPPEPAAASATTEAAPAASPAIGSARTGPEHRFTGADLFDLAAAADPQISPDGRHIAYVRRANDIMSDRAVSSIWLLDTQTGAETPVAGRTGDAFSPRWSPDGKRLAYVSTAGGGAQLWVRWMDGGEAAKLTGLPTSPSSIAWSPDGRSIAYTMLVKDEAPSFGKAPANKPEGAKWAAPLEVHDLLTYRADGQGLIEPGFEKIFVVSATGGAPRQLTFGPYHDGGPLSWSRDGTTLYFSADRRSDWQSDPLESNIYALDVADGAVTQLTTRKGPDANPLVSPDGRMIAYVGFDDRLRAYENTGLYVMNRDGSGSRRLAAAWDYSVDRAAWDADGRGLYVQYDERGETRVARIGLDGSVRAIATGLANSDFDRPYSGGSFSVADNDAIAFTAGTPARPAEVALAAGGRTRTLTDLNRTLAATKALGEVRKISAASSFDGLSIDGWLTLPPGYREGRRVPLILEIHGGPFAAYGPHFAADNQLYAAAGYAVLSANPRGSTSYGEAFANAIDKNYPGNDYFDLMSIVDRAIDLGIADPDALFVTGGSGGGVLTSWIVGKTDRFKAAVAQKPVINWTTQALTADGPAFFGRYWMGAMPWENQATYWNHSPLSLVGNVKTPTMVVVGSEDYRTPVSESEQYYTALRLRGVPTALVKVPGASHGGIAARPSQAAAKASAILAWFEKYRTGWTPEPAATPASTPSSPASETPQP, from the coding sequence ATGCGTAAACTCGCCTTGCTCGGCGCGAGCCTTCTCCCGCTCACCGTTCAGCCCCTTCTCGCTCAGGAAAGCCCGCCCCCCGAACCGGCGGCAGCGTCCGCCACGACCGAAGCGGCGCCCGCCGCCTCTCCCGCCATCGGCAGCGCACGCACGGGGCCCGAGCATCGCTTCACCGGCGCGGACCTCTTCGACCTCGCCGCCGCCGCCGACCCGCAGATCAGCCCCGACGGGCGCCATATCGCCTATGTCCGCCGCGCCAACGACATCATGTCCGACCGCGCGGTCAGCAGCATCTGGCTGCTCGACACCCAGACCGGCGCCGAGACCCCGGTCGCCGGCCGCACCGGCGACGCCTTCTCGCCGCGCTGGTCGCCCGACGGCAAGCGCCTCGCCTATGTCTCGACCGCGGGCGGCGGCGCCCAGCTCTGGGTGCGCTGGATGGACGGCGGCGAGGCGGCGAAGCTGACCGGCCTGCCGACCAGCCCGTCGAGCATCGCCTGGTCGCCCGATGGCCGCTCGATCGCCTATACGATGCTCGTCAAGGACGAAGCGCCGAGCTTCGGCAAGGCCCCCGCGAACAAGCCCGAGGGCGCGAAATGGGCCGCGCCGCTCGAAGTGCACGACCTCCTCACCTACCGCGCCGACGGCCAGGGCCTGATCGAGCCGGGGTTCGAAAAGATCTTCGTCGTGTCCGCGACCGGCGGCGCGCCGCGCCAGCTCACCTTCGGCCCCTATCATGACGGCGGCCCGCTGAGCTGGTCGCGCGACGGAACGACGCTCTATTTCAGCGCCGACCGCCGCTCCGACTGGCAGAGCGACCCGCTCGAAAGCAATATCTACGCCCTCGACGTCGCCGACGGCGCGGTCACCCAGCTCACGACGCGCAAGGGCCCCGACGCGAACCCGCTCGTCTCGCCCGACGGCCGGATGATCGCCTATGTCGGCTTCGACGACCGGCTGCGCGCCTATGAAAACACCGGCCTTTACGTGATGAACCGCGACGGGTCGGGCAGCCGCCGCCTCGCCGCCGCCTGGGATTACAGCGTCGACCGGGCCGCCTGGGACGCCGACGGGCGCGGCCTCTATGTCCAATATGACGAGCGCGGCGAAACCAGGGTCGCGCGCATCGGCCTCGACGGATCGGTGCGCGCGATCGCGACCGGCCTTGCGAACAGTGATTTCGACCGCCCCTATTCGGGCGGCAGCTTCTCGGTCGCCGACAATGACGCGATCGCCTTCACCGCGGGCACGCCCGCGCGCCCGGCCGAGGTCGCGCTCGCGGCGGGTGGCAGGACGCGCACCCTCACCGACCTCAATCGCACCCTCGCGGCGACGAAGGCGCTGGGCGAGGTGCGCAAGATCAGCGCGGCGTCGAGCTTCGACGGCCTGTCGATCGACGGCTGGCTGACGCTGCCGCCGGGCTATCGCGAAGGGCGGCGCGTGCCGCTGATCCTCGAGATCCACGGCGGCCCCTTCGCCGCCTATGGCCCGCATTTCGCCGCCGACAACCAGCTTTACGCCGCTGCGGGCTATGCGGTGCTCTCGGCGAACCCGCGCGGCTCGACCAGCTATGGCGAGGCGTTCGCGAACGCGATCGACAAAAATTATCCCGGCAACGACTATTTCGACCTGATGAGCATCGTCGACCGCGCGATCGACCTCGGCATCGCCGATCCCGACGCGCTGTTCGTCACCGGCGGCTCGGGCGGCGGCGTGCTGACGAGCTGGATCGTCGGCAAGACCGACCGTTTCAAGGCCGCGGTCGCCCAGAAACCCGTGATCAACTGGACGACGCAGGCGCTCACCGCCGACGGCCCCGCCTTCTTCGGCCGTTACTGGATGGGCGCGATGCCGTGGGAAAATCAGGCCACCTATTGGAACCATTCGCCGCTGTCGCTGGTCGGCAACGTCAAGACGCCGACGATGGTCGTCGTCGGCAGCGAGGATTATCGCACCCCGGTCAGCGAGTCGGAGCAATATTATACCGCGCTGCGCCTGCGCGGGGTGCCGACCGCGCTGGTCAAGGTGCCCGGCGCCAGCCACGGCGGCATCGCCGCGCGCCCGTCGCAGGCGGCGGCCAAGGCCTCGGCGATTCTCGCCTGGTTCGAAAAATACCGGACGGGCTGGACCCCCGAGCCCGCCGCCACCCCCGCATCCACGCCTTCCTCCCCAGCTTCGGAAACCCCCCAGCCATGA